The proteins below are encoded in one region of Oncorhynchus kisutch isolate 150728-3 linkage group LG14, Okis_V2, whole genome shotgun sequence:
- the LOC109904256 gene encoding probable E3 ubiquitin-protein ligase IRF2BPL codes for MSSAHVSSSRRQSCYLCDLPRMPWAMIWDFTEAVCRGCVNYEGADRIEFVIETARHLKRAHGFQEGRSPGPPPPPTVKTQAAISGKETVQINHVDGPSKQQQQQQSGMDRYSLNAERPRFDYSSIGAHASRLPNGMSGPNGFPKPDDGPPELNRQSPNSRRSHGLVAVPGQMNVPPNLLPQTMLNGPSSATAIASHSLSSRPPPSIVGPSLSTSSQSEQGKRPGSVSSTDQERDLKEKQRNAEALAELSESLRNRNEDWANKPKIVRDTLLTLSNSSPFDVRFKKDHSLVGRVFAFDAVSKPGMDYELKIFIEYPSGSGNVFSSASGVAKQMYQDCMKDFGRGLSSGFKYLEYEKKHGSGDWRLLGDLLPESVRFFKEGLGVEMLPQPYIDASCPLLPTALVNIPRGLPSASAPRIGVRKRKASPEPDSAESALKLSEQEQQRQQWMASQSEALKLTMASGSFGTSHGAPPPLGPGHSVHSSRATPPESTPQNGQSPMAALMSVADTLGNAHSPKDNNSVHSTTSTRHNSSSPVSPASVSGQRRLASRNGELNLSGGPSQSNAHSGMDQVHAQNIPDSPMANNGPLCCTICHERLEDTHFVQCPSVPNHKFCFPCSRESIKAQGATGEVYCPSGEKCPLVGSNVPWAFMQGEIATILAGDVKVKKERDP; via the coding sequence ATGTCTTCTGCACACGTATCCTCATCTCGGAGACAGTCATGTTACCTGTGCGATTTACCCCGTATGCCGTGGGCTATGATTTGGGATTTTACGGAGGCAGTGTGCAGGGGTTGTGTGAATTATGAAGGTGCAGATCGGATCGAGTTTGTTATCGAAACTGCACGCCACCTCAAACGTGCTCATGGTTTCCAAGAGGGGAGATCCCCCGGTCCACCGCCGCCGCCCACAGTCAAAACCCAGGCGGCAATATCAGGCAAGGAGACGGTGCAAATCAACCATGTGGACGGACCatctaaacaacaacaacaacaacagtcggGGATGGACCGCTACTCTCTGAACGCAGAGAGACCTCGCTTTGACTACTCCAGTATTGGCGCCCATGCCAGCAGACTTCCGAATGGAATGAGCGGTCCAAATGGGTTCCCAAAACCGGACGATGGTCCCCCAGAGTTGAACCGACAGAGTCCGAACTCCCGTCGGAGCCATGGTCTAGTTGCGGTCCCAGGACAAATGAATGTCCCCCCCAACCTTCTCCCACAGACCATGTTGAATGGACCCTCCTCGGCAACAGCCATAGCCTCGCATAGCCTGTCTAGCCGCCCCCCACCATCCATTGTGGGACCCTCTTTGTCCACGTCCTCTCAGTCAGAACAAGGTAAACGACCAGGTTCTGTGTCAAGCACTGACCAAGAGAGAGATCTGAAAGAGAAACAGCGTAATGCGGAGGCTTTGGCTGAGCTTAGTGAAAGTTTAAGAAATAGAAACGAAGACTGGGCAAACAAACCGAAAATAGTAAGGGACACTTTGCTTACTCTTTCAAACAGCTCCCCGTTTGATGTGAGATTTAAAAAGGATCATTCACTCGTGGGCAGGGTGTTTGCTTTCGATGCAGTGTCAAAGCCTGGCATGGACTATGAATTGAAAATATTTATCGAGTACCCAAGTGGATCTGGTAATGTATTTTCCAGCGCATCGGGGGTGGCCAAACAAATGTATCAGGACTGCATGAAGGACTTTGGCAGAGGGCTCTCCTCGGGTTTTAAATATTTGGAGTATGAGAAAAAGCATGGTTCTGGGGACTGGCGACTCCTGGGTGATTTGTTGCCCGAGTCGGTCCGATTCTTTaaagaggggctgggggttgaAATGTTGCCACAGCCCTACATTGATGCCAGCTGTCCATTGCTGCCCACTGCTTTGGTCAACATCCCTCGTGGCTTGCCATCTGCGAGTGCCCCGAGGATTGGCGTGCGTAAGCGTAAAGCCTCCCCAGAACCTGACTCCGCAGAGAGCGCGCTGAAACTATCTGAACAAGAACAACAGAGGCAGCAGTGGATGGCCAGCCAGAGCGAGGCGTTAAAACTGACGATGGCATCCGGATCATTCGGTACCTCACACGGGGCACCCCCACCGCTCGGCCCTGGTCATTCTGTTCACTCAAGCCGCGCTACGCCCCCTGAATCAACGCCCCAGAATGGACAGTCTCCAATGGCCGCGCTCATGTCTGTCGCGGACACGTTGGGCAATGCGCACTCCCCGAAGGACAACAACTCAGTTCACTCCACCACATCCACCAGGCATAACAGCAGCAGCCCGGTTTCGCCCGCCTCTGTTTCGGGGCAGAGGCGTTTGGCTTCCCGTAACGGAGAGCTCAATCTATCTGGGGGTCCCTCCCAGTCCAATGCGCATTCTGGCATGGATCAGGTCCACGCGCAAAACATTCCAGATTCGCCCATGGCTAACAACGGACCTCTGTGTTGTACCATTTGCCACGAACGTTTAGAGGATACCCATTTCGTTCAGTGTCCGTCAGTTCCCAACCATAAATTCTGTTTCCCTTGTTCCCGAGAGAGCATCAAAGCGCAGGGAGCAACTGGCGAGGTGTATTGTCCTAGCGGAGAAAAATGCCCCCTGGTAGGTTCTAATGTGCCTTGGGCGTTCATGCAAGGTGAGATAGCAACAATATTAGCTGGGGACGTTAAGGTAAAAAAGGAGAGGGACCCATAG